One genomic segment of Mastomys coucha isolate ucsf_1 unplaced genomic scaffold, UCSF_Mcou_1 pScaffold22, whole genome shotgun sequence includes these proteins:
- the Znf655 gene encoding zinc finger protein 655 isoform X1: MEEITSQEAAESPRLQSQALESQSERLSPELRFLQDTEMEQGFTGGFPISKPDGLSQREQDLQVFDLETKNREVIRDDCSDGETREENKLLIPKRKISEEVHSYKVRVGKFKQDIAQVPENREVYKSEDRLERLQEILRKFLFLEREFRQITISKKTFSSEKNAEPEKSFSLDSTLDTDQRVLRIQTTDDSKYDMNFNQNPAVGEQEPISLTENFQSTDYKESLMDMSHLNKWESMPTTDRSYKCDTCGKTFHQSSALTRHQRIHTREKPYKCKECDKSFSQSSSLSRHKRIHTREKSYKCEASDKSCDAPDKSCSQSSDMLQHKKVHAKAKSYKCGTCERVFSRSVHLTQHQRTHKDTACKCTVCGSDFCHTSYLVEHQRLHHQEKSYEYDECGLAYVKQQGIRFREKPYSCNECGKDFRLNSHLIQHQRIHTGEKLHECNECGKAFSQTSCLIQHHKMHRKEKSYEYNNYEESFSHSSDLTLQQEVPIRERVFDCDAWEENFSQRAHLIQHERVHTKEKPYECSELGETFSQVQASFNM; this comes from the exons GATTTCCAATTTCCAAGCCTGATGGACTCTCTCAGCGGGAACAAGATCTACAAGTCTTTGATCTGGAAACTAAGAATAGAGAAGTCATAAGAGATGACTGTTCAG ATGGAGagaccagagaagaaaacaagctGTTGATTCCTAAGCGGAAAATTTCAGAAGAAGTACATTCATACAAAGTGAGAGTAGGAAAATTCAAACAAGATATTGCTCAAGTTCCTGAAAACAGAGAGGTTTATAAGTCTGAGGACAGATTAGAAAGACTCCAGGAGATTCTaagaaaatttctctttctgGAGAGAGAGTTTAGACAAATAACAATCAGCAAGAAAACTTTCAGCAGTGAGAAGAACGCTGAACCTGAAAAAAGCTTCAGTCTAGACTCCACACTTGATACAGATCAAAGAGTTCTTAGAATACAGACCACTGATGACAGTAAATATGACATGAACTTCAATCAGAACCCAGCTGTTGGCGAACAAGAACCCATAAGTCTAACAGAGAATTTTCAGAGTACTGACTATAAGGAAAGCTTAATGGATATGTCTCACCTTAATAAATGGGAGAGCATGCCTACCACTGACAGATCCTATAAATGTGATACGTGTGGGAAAACCTTCCATCAGTCCTCAGCTCTTACTAGacatcagagaattcacacaagagagaaaccctacaaatgtaagGAATGTGATAAATCTTTCAGTCAGAGCTCAAGTCTTAGTCGacataaaagaatacacactAGAGAGAAATCCTACAAATGTGAAGCATCTGATAAATCCTGTGATGCACCTGATAAGTCTTGTAGCCAGAGCTCAGATATGCTTCAACATAAGAAGGTTCATGCCAAAGCCAAGTCTTACAAGTGTGGGACCTGTGAAAGAGTCTTCAGCCGAAGTGTGCATCTTACTCAGCATCAGAGAACACATAAGGACACAGCCTGTAAATGTACCGTGTGTGGCAGTGACTTCTGCCACACCTCATACTTAGTTGAACATCAGAGACTACATCATCAAGAGAAGTCCTATGAGTATGATGAATGTGGGCTGGCCTATGTTAAACAGCAAGGAATTCGTTTCCGAGAAAAGCCCTACTCGTGTAATGAATGTGGGAAAGACTTTAGATTGAATTCCCATCTTATTCAGCATCAAAGaattcacacaggagagaaactgcATGAATGTAATGAGTGTGGGAAAGCTTTCAGCCAAACCTCATGCCTTATTCAGCATCACAAAATGCACAGGAAAGAGAAATCATACGAATACAACAATTATGAGGAAAGTTTCAGTCACAGTTCTGATCTTACTCTGCAACAAGAAGTTCCCATTAGAGAGAGAGTCTTTGATTGTGATGCATGGGAAGAGAACTTCAGTCAGAGAGCACACCTTATCCAACATGAAAGAGTCCATACcaaagagaaaccttatgaatgcaGTGAACTTGGGGAGACATTTAGTCAAGTTCAGGCCTCATTCAATATGTGA